From the genome of Penaeus chinensis breed Huanghai No. 1 chromosome 37, ASM1920278v2, whole genome shotgun sequence, one region includes:
- the LOC125045572 gene encoding pleckstrin homology domain-containing family J member 1-like isoform X1, whose protein sequence is MRFNEEELAEFALSPGDHEGRLTHKGPPRTLYDTSYKERWFKLKANFFFYYRLNEFGGVEKNEPTGVFVLENIEVQREEEANLPFGFAIRWKDDPDKKQLFFAHSEASVQSWIGKILHASYDHLRAQLIMLRVQIRRKTGKDPLEHYGTPLPQRAAMALLPLQSVSLQDLFISPSSAYSVSSAPASPSMSHSLTPMVPESSSRFNRLAKSPDLRLRIPKSPSLRVPTRSAPVPPPRRAKKVEPENGILRDQPNIRGIGRTRASFKCHLVEECAKEPPPSLLD, encoded by the exons ATGAGGTTTAATGAGGAAGAGCTAGCGGAGTTCGCTCTCAGTCCTGGCGATCATGAGGGAAGGCTCACTCACAAGGGTCCTCCTCGGACATTATATGACACAT CATATAAGGAACGATGGTTCAAATTGAAAGCcaacttcttcttctattatcgaCTTAATGAGTTCGGAGGAGTTGAAAAAAATGAG CCCACTGGTGTGTTTGTGCTGGAAAACATCGAGGTACAGCGAGAGGAGGAGGCTAATCTCCCCTTCGGATTTGCTATCAGGTGGAAG GATGATCCAGACAAAAAGCAGTTGTTCTTTGCACACTCAGAGGCCAGTGTTCAGTCCTGGATCGGCAAAATTTTACATGCAAG TTACGATCACTTGCGAGCCCAGCTGATCATGCTAAGGGTACAGATCAGAAGGAAAACAGGCAAA GACCCCCTGGAGCACTATGGCACCCCTCTACCTCAGCGTGCAGCCATGGCCTTGTTGCCCCTCCAGTCGGTCTCCCTCCAggatctcttcatctctccgtcATCAGCCTACAGTGTCTCCTCAGCACCAGCTAGTCCCTCCATGAGCCATTCCTTGACCCCCATGGTCCCTGAGAGTTCTTCCAGATTTAATCGCTTGGCCAAGAGTCCAGACTTGAGATTGCGAATCCCCAAGAGTCCGTCTCTGAGAGTGCCTACTCGGAGCGCTCCCGTTCCGCCCCCGAGGAGGGCCAAGAAAGTTGAGCCGGAAAATGG AATACTCCGGGATCAGCCAAACATCCGTGGAATTGGCCGTACAAGAGCTTCCTTCAAGTGCCACTTAGTTGAGGAATGCGCAAAGGAACCTCCTCCGAGTCTCCTTGACTGA
- the LOC125045572 gene encoding sesquipedalian-1-like isoform X2 → MREGSLTRVLLGHYMTHPTGVFVLENIEVQREEEANLPFGFAIRWKDDPDKKQLFFAHSEASVQSWIGKILHASYDHLRAQLIMLRVQIRRKTGKDPLEHYGTPLPQRAAMALLPLQSVSLQDLFISPSSAYSVSSAPASPSMSHSLTPMVPESSSRFNRLAKSPDLRLRIPKSPSLRVPTRSAPVPPPRRAKKVEPENGILRDQPNIRGIGRTRASFKCHLVEECAKEPPPSLLD, encoded by the exons ATGAGGGAAGGCTCACTCACAAGGGTCCTCCTCGGACATTATATGACACAT CCCACTGGTGTGTTTGTGCTGGAAAACATCGAGGTACAGCGAGAGGAGGAGGCTAATCTCCCCTTCGGATTTGCTATCAGGTGGAAG GATGATCCAGACAAAAAGCAGTTGTTCTTTGCACACTCAGAGGCCAGTGTTCAGTCCTGGATCGGCAAAATTTTACATGCAAG TTACGATCACTTGCGAGCCCAGCTGATCATGCTAAGGGTACAGATCAGAAGGAAAACAGGCAAA GACCCCCTGGAGCACTATGGCACCCCTCTACCTCAGCGTGCAGCCATGGCCTTGTTGCCCCTCCAGTCGGTCTCCCTCCAggatctcttcatctctccgtcATCAGCCTACAGTGTCTCCTCAGCACCAGCTAGTCCCTCCATGAGCCATTCCTTGACCCCCATGGTCCCTGAGAGTTCTTCCAGATTTAATCGCTTGGCCAAGAGTCCAGACTTGAGATTGCGAATCCCCAAGAGTCCGTCTCTGAGAGTGCCTACTCGGAGCGCTCCCGTTCCGCCCCCGAGGAGGGCCAAGAAAGTTGAGCCGGAAAATGG AATACTCCGGGATCAGCCAAACATCCGTGGAATTGGCCGTACAAGAGCTTCCTTCAAGTGCCACTTAGTTGAGGAATGCGCAAAGGAACCTCCTCCGAGTCTCCTTGACTGA